A genomic window from Thunnus maccoyii chromosome 2, fThuMac1.1, whole genome shotgun sequence includes:
- the tmem109 gene encoding transmembrane protein 109: MCKRLNIETLLVEGNYCKAVVETCCTVCPVGGRHVSSFILTRFSTSCLENFAVLPLWLLSCTFHCLPLVVCICVLLIVKPSSGMFSHSTQKFFSGLCSLCTLSALLLSVSGENVFESRSGMIQELRAALADLAGEGRTYLGKLAGEQTVLSVQKAFSQVLGVIAGSLASGVNVLLQYVTHFLQAAGIQVGIPVNKVTPEGLIFVAQWVLMALIGYCLISLAFRLVASTLRRALWLLKVGVALACFGLILSDHSVGTETMAVRLAVLVCICVLLGVGTVRGSNVEDKTTHLAEQVKILERRLREMERSRRTEE; the protein is encoded by the exons ATGTGTAAGAGACTCAATATAGAGACTTTACTGGTGGAGGGAAACTACTGTAAAGCCGTCGTGGAAACGTGTTGCACAGTCTGCCCAGTGGGTGGCAGACATGTCTCTTCATTCATACTAACAAGATTTTCCACATCCTGTTTGGAAAACTTCGCTGTGTTGCCCCTGTGGCTGCTTTCCTGTACATTTCACTGTCTACCGCTTGTCGTCTGTATATGTGTCTTGCTGATAGTTAAACCTTCTTCCGGTATGTTTTCCCATTCAACACAAAAATTCTTCAGCGGGCTGTGTTCGCTGTGCACACTGAGCGCACTGTTGCTTTCTGTTTCGGGGGAGAACGTGTTCGAGAGTCGTTCCGGAATGATCCAGGAGCTCCGGGCAGCCCTGGCTGACCTGGCCGGGGAGGGGAGGACTTACCTGGGCAAGCTGGCCGGAGAGCAGACGGTGCTGTCGGTACAGAAG GCGTTCTCTCAGGTTTTGGGGGTCATTGCAGGAAGTTTGGCCAGTGGTGTGAACGTACTCttacaatatgttacacacttCCTCCAGGCTGCTGGAATCCAAG TTGGCATCCCAGTTAACAAGGTGACCCCAGAGGGGCTGATTTTTGTTGCCCAGTGGGTTCTCATGGCTCTCATTGGCTACTGCCTGATCTCCCTCGCCTTCCGATTGGTTGCCTCCACTCTGAGGCGGGCCCTATGGCTGCTGAAAGTGGGCGTAGCTCTGGCCTGTTTTGGATTGATCCTGAGCGATCACAGTGTGGGCACAGAAACTATGGCAGTGCGACTGGCTGTCCTTGTGTGCATCTGCGTGCTGTTGGGTGTCGGGACTGTGAGGGGATCTAATGTGGAAGATAAGACCACTCACCTGGCAGAGCAGGTGAAGATCCTGGAGAGACGgttgagagagatggagaggtcAAGGAGGACGGAGGAGTAA
- the tmem176 gene encoding transmembrane protein 176 — MAVAVSRDLTVQVLEDVNTVKLTDRQQALHAAIQRGEPKCLGVSQVMLGLMVMSYSIPLHFTEFTEVVNLGVPWWSGLTFITAGVVAIILDKHCTIKILRVCLMVSMVSTVLSIAAVIIYSVDMDKNPEAPCVKMIHGSCNEKHYATKVSRGVKSSLLLFTLAQTAISAILCFLLYRQRRIFGPYASLTQAAPSTPTSLPPPVLN, encoded by the exons ATGGCGGTGGCAGTCTCCAGGGATCTGACGGTGCAGGTGCTGGAGGATGTGAACACTGTCaagctgactgacagacagcaggCTCTGCATGCTGCCATCCAGAGAGGAGAGCCCAAATGTCTGGGG GTGAGTCAAGTAATGCTGGGGCTGATGGTCATGTCCTACTCCATTCCTCTGCACTTCACTGAGTTCACAGAGGTGGTCAACTTGGGAGTTCCTTGGTGGAGCGGCCTGACG TTCATCACAGCAGGAGTGGTCGCTATCATCTTGGACAAACACTGCACCATCAAGATT ttgcGAGTGTGTTTGATGGTGAGCATGGTGTCCACTGTGCTGTCAATTGCGGCTGTGATCATCTACTCTGTGGACATGGACAAGAATCCTGAGGCGCCGTGTGTCAAAATGATACATGGCAGCTGTAATGAGAAACACTATGCCACG AAGGTGAGCAGAGGAGTGAaatcctccctcctcctcttcaccctgGCCCAGACAGCCATCTCTGCCATTCTGTGCTTCCTTCTCTACAGACAGAGACGCATCTTTGGACCATACGCT TCTCTCACTCAAGCTGCTCCATCAACGCCCACATCACTCCCACCTCCCGTCCTCAACTGA